The segment TATTACCAGTTATGGAAATCTGAACAGCCCTCAACCACTTACTGTTGGTAATCTTCCTCCCGACAATGTAACAGGGCTCGCCAATTATTCACTTACTGATATCAAATACTTTAATGTGGCATTGCCCGATAGTTACATTGCTAATACCTATTGCACAACAAGCATCGAACCATCTAACCAGTATTACAATAACCTGGTTGGTTTCTGGCCGGGCTTTCCTGTTATAAATGATAATGGTGTATTTAAAATGCGTGATTTAAGTCCATTCGGTCGTGACTTCACACTTGAATCTTATTCGCCCGGAAGCTTTAATGATCTTAATGCAAATGTTTGCCCACCTGTTAGTGAACCTGTTTACAAAACAGTTCCTAATTCGGTAGATGTGACGGTGCAGATCTATGCATGGTTTGGTATTACTGTTCCTGCTTCATGGGGATTAGATGGTAAAAACTGGATACCTACCTACAGTGATGTAAGTGGAGGTTGATCAATAAAGAATGAATAATAAACTAGTTACAATAAAACGAATAAACATGAATTCTGTTATTCTTGTTAAACGCTTATCGGTTTGCCTGCTGCTGCTTTCAGTGGCAGTAACTGCATGCAGAAAAAAATATGCATACGATTTTGAAGATGGTACGCCGGGCAATGGTGCAAATGGAAGCAGTATTACCATTGATACGAGTATTAAAAATGTTGATGCAAGCAAGTATGCACAGGCAAGAGTATTCCCTGGTTTGGTTTGTGCATCGGAGCCAAGAACTAAGGTTGATCTTGCAATGAATTTAAGCTACAACCAGGTGCAGGATGAGTTGCGCATTTCTGTTCCGCCAAGTCCGCAATTCGGTACAGGTCTTTATGCTGCTCCTGGTGAGTTGGTGATCATTGATGTTCCGCAGAATGAATATTCACTCTCTGTACAAATAGGTGCATGGACAGATAATCTTTCTGTTATTCAAAATGCACCACGTGATCCCGTGATCTATTCACGTAGCCAGTTGAATCCCGGCAGAAACTATTTAAGGAATTTATATGGAGGTCATATTTATATTTTCGCCGGACGTTCAATAGCAACTCCGGTAAACCTTTCTTTCACAAATGTTGTGAAGTCACCTGATTTCGTATTGGGTGTTACGGATAAAACAGCATGGCAAGCAGAAATTCGTTCATCATGCGTACCATGGCTTGAATTAAGAAGCGCCAACATGATCTTTGTTGTGCCACGTCAATATTGTATCGACCGTCCTTTTGCTGATATTCAAAAAGCAATGCAGGATTGGGATGATATTGTAAATTTCGATTACTACCAATGGGAGGGATTAAGTGCAAACCCGGCAGAGGCTATTGATAAAGCTCCACTTCTTCCATGGCGGGTAGTGATGGATATTAAACCTGTTGTTGGTTATGGTCACTCAGGTTTTCCAATCGTAGTGCAAAATGATTACAGTTGGTTTGATGGTTTTGGAAATGTAAGTGCCATCAATGGCGGAGGTAACTGGGGGGTGTTTCACGAAGTGGGGCATAACAACCAACAAGGAACTTACTGGAGCTGGAGCACATTAGGTGAAACAACCTGTAACTTTTTTGCATTTAAAGTTGCAAATCGTTTGAGTGCTGTCACCCCATCATCATGGCCTCCCAAACATCCTGCATTGGCAACAGCAATACCCGCTGCTATCACATGGGCGTCTTCTGCAGTTGGTACAAGAAATTTTGATGGTACTGATGCTGCTATTAATGATCCGTTTGCACGGTTAACACCATTTGTTCAGATCATGAGTAAGATTCCTGCTGACTGGGGGTATCCCGGTCAGCAGGATGGATGGAGTTTTATTACAGAGCTATACAAGAAAGCAAGACGTTCAAACAGGATATCATTAACCGATCAGAACAAACGTGATTTTGTATATGAAACATTGTGTGAGTTTACTCGCAGAGATATGCGTGCTTTCTTCAGAGCGTGGGGTATTACTGTAAGTACGATTTCATTAAACAAAATGGGAGCGCTTTATCCATTGTCGTTCCAGGAAATATGGAAGTATAATCCATTAACAAAAACCGGTGGCGATACACAAGCTGATCCGAGAAGCGTTTGGTTGCCAATAGCAAGTTCCTGGTCAACAAGCGAAGGGACAAACGGAACAATTGGTAATGCGTTTGATGGTTCGTTTACTACGTATTGGCATAGCAATTATGGAACGGGTACAGGTCCAACAGCACCAACCCATACAATTACGGTTGATATGGCTACACCGACAACTATTAAAGGATTTTCTGCTGCACTAAGACAAAGCGGAACAGGTACGGCAACACGTGTTAAAAATATACGTGTACAGGTAAGCGATGATAACATCAACTGGACTCCTGTTGTTTTTGTAACTGGCGCAAGCACAATCACAGGAGCATTCACTTTAGTGAACATGCAGGGATTGCAAAGTTTTAATCTCACCAATAATATTACAGCAAGGTATTTTAGATATGTTATTTCCGCTGCTGCAGATAACGATCCTTCAGGAAATAACTCAGCACTTTCGGAAATAAACATTGTAAGACCTTGATTTTTTATTCGGATAAATGAATAATATGAAAAAGAACAAACTGCATATTGGTTTCTTACTTTCTTCAGTGGGAATTATGATCATACTGTTTGCATCCTGTAAACGTTATGTTGATCCGCCTCCTTATTTTGAAGAGCCTGGTGATACAACAAAACCGGCATCAAGAAAAGTTCTGCTTATAGGTATTGATGGGGCAGCAGCAGCTGAATACAAAAAAATGAGCTTGCCTATCCTGCAAAGCATGCTGGCAAAAAGTAAGTTTACATGGGAAGGTGTTTCCGATGAAGTAAGTACAGATGCTGCTTCGTGGAAAACACTCATGAGTGGTGTTTCTTATTCAAGACATAAAATAAAAGACAGCACGTTCATCTATACACAAAGTATTAATGATCCACAGCATTCATCTGCTCCAAATTTCCCATCAATCTTCTCTTATATTTTGTCATCGCCAAGAAATGATATGCGTACAGTAGTTATATCACCATGGCGTACAATGGTTGAAAAGTTGGTTCCAGAAGTGCTTGATCCGGTAGTTGCTGCAGATGATCTTGCTGTAAAAGATTCTGCACTCAAACGTATCAAAACAGGTAACCCTGATTTTATGGTAGTGAATTTTAATTCAGTAGCCATTGCAGGTAAGGCAGGTGCATTCCTCGCCGATAATGCAGGTTATAAAGACGCAGCACTAAGGATCGATGCATATATCGGTGAACTGTTAACAGCACTTAAAGCCCGTCCGGGATACGATAAAAATGAAGAGTGGCTGGTAATTGTTACAAGCACACATGGCGGTGTTGGTAATAGTTACGGAGGACCAACTGCAAGTGAAGTAAACAGCTTTTCTGTATTCTATCACGAAAAGTTTAAACCATTAGAATTTGTGCGTTCAGGTTTTTCAGGGGTTGCAATGAAAGGAACAGGAACTTCTGTAATTCGTGCAAGCATACCTGATGATGCCGGTTTGTACAATCCGGGTTTGGGGCAGCAAACAATCTCAGTTAAAATGAAGTCTCCCACAAAAACACAATACCCGCATTTCTTTTCAAAAATGGAAAGGTTTGCGAGTACTACAGGTTGGTCATTGTTTACCAACTCAAGCGGCATTTGGTGTTTAAGTGTAAGAGGAGCAGGTGAGTCACGTATTCAGGGAACAACGCCTGTTGTATTTGATGATAAATGGCATACCGTTACATTTAAGTTTATGGATAGTGCCAGTAAACGTTGGGCAGTACGGTATACAGATGGTTTGCGTATCGATCATACAGATATCACGGCCCGTGGAACTGTCACCAGCCCTTCGCCCCTTACGATGGGATGGGGAACAGATCCCGGTATGGGTGCTGTAACTGTAAGCTTTGCTGATTGTATGATCTTTAATACAGCTCTTTCCGATGCTGAAGTTGCATCATTGCAATGTTCAAAAGATATTACACAACATCCCCGGTACGCAAATCTTATTGGTTATTGGCCTTGTGGTGATGGATTTGGTGGTCGGTTTTTAAATAAAGCACCGGGTGCTGTTAATAAGGACTTTATTTTGCAAGGATCATTTACATGGGATAATTATGCTGAAGTGCCATGTAGCATAACTCCTTTCCAACCCACAGCAGGGAAAGCTGCGTTGTTTATGAAATCTGTTGATGTTACAGTAACCAGTTTGTATTGGTTAAAGATGAATATTCTGCCGGTATGGGGTTTAGAAGGAAGTAAGTGGCTTGAGAGTTATGAACAAGAGTTTGTAAAACTGTAAGCGACCTGATAAAAAATTATTGCAAGGCCTTTCGTAAGAAAGGTAGCAAAACAAAAAAGCAGCAATGAAACTCATTGCTGCTTTTACTTATTTTAATAAATCAATTATGGTTCAACTGAATCATTCAAGTCAGCATCTACGAGAATGCGACCGCAGTTTTCACACACAATGATCTTTTTGTGTTGTTTAATTTCACTCTGGCGTTGCGGAGGAATGGTATTGAAACAACCACCACAGCTTTCACGCTCAATAGGCACTACTGATAAACCATTACGGTAGCTGTTACGGATACGGTCGAAGCTGGCAATCAAACGGTCTTCAACCGCTTCTCTTGCACCATTTACCAAAGAGCGTAATTGGTCTTCTTCTTTTTGTGTATCGGCAACAATCTTATCCAATTCACCTTTCTTGTGTTCAAGATTCTTTTCTTTTACTGCGATTGCCTTCTTAGCTTTTTCAAGCACTTCACTCTTTTCGATCAACTCTTCATTTGCATCTCTGATGTGCTTTTCAGAAAGTTTGATCTCAAGCCCCTGCATCTCAATTTCTTTATTGATGGCTTCAAACTCACGATTATTCTTTACGTTCTCACTTTGCTTTTCGTATTTAACGAGCAAAGCCTGCGATTCAAGGATCGCATCTTTTTTGCTCTGTATAAATTCCTGGATACCGTTGATCTCTTCTTCAATGCGGTTCTTACGTGCATTCAAACCTTCAATTTCATCTTCAAGGTCTTTTACTTCCATTGGTAATTCACCTTTCAGGATCTGGATCTCATCCAGTTTGCTTTCGATCTTTTGCACACGAATGAGTGCCTTCAGTTTTTCTTCTACAGAATACTCTTTTGTAGTAGCCATATTTGTGTTTGAAGTTTTTTGTTTTTGGTACCGGCGGTAAGGCCTTGCTCATCTTTGGTTGTGTCACTCACTTGTACGTTCCTATTTCTATTCAACTGAAATACTCGACAGGATTCGTTTTCACACCAGTTTTGAGGACGGCAAAGGTAGGGAATTTCCCGCTCAAATGATCGGCCAGTAAATCGATTGTAAACTGTTCGCTTTCCCAATGCCCGATGTCAGCCAGCAGGAGCTTGCTTTCGGCATCAAAAAACTCGTGGTATTTCACATCACCGGTTACAAAAGCATGAGCCCCGGCGGCAAGTGCTGTTTTAGTCAAAAAGCTTCCGGCACCACCGCAAAGCGCCACTTTATGAATGGCGTGAGCAGGAGGAAGAGTATGCCTGATCACACTTATTTGAAATTGATTTTTAAGTAGTTGGAGGAAATCAGTCGGTGTCATGCTGTTGGGCAATTCACCTATTAGACCTGATCCGGCAGAAGTCCATTCATTCGAAAGCTGAATAATATCATAAGCAGGTTCTTCATATGGGTGATGTTTCAGCATCGACGAAACAATATTCTTCTCCAGCCAAGCCGGGAAGATCACTTCTATCTTCAATTCTTCTTCCTCATGTCGCTTGCCGGGTTCGCCCACAAATGGAGTTGTTCCGGGTGCCCCTTTAAAGGTTCCTTTTCCTAGAGCGTTAAAGCTGCATTCGCTGTAATCACCAATATGTCCGCCACCTGCTTCAAAAATGGCAGTGCGAACGATCTCGGCATGCGAAACAGGTACAAAGCTGAAGAGTTTGCGAAGCAAAGCAGTTTTTGGTTGAAGTATTTTACAGTTCACCAGGCCTAAGCGCTCAGCCATCTTTGCATTAACACCAGCAATAACGTTGTCAAGGTTGGTGTGTATGGCATAAACAGCAATATCATATTTAATGGAGGCGATCACTGCCCGTTCCACATATGTTTTGCCGTTGATCTTTTTTAATCCGCTGAACACAATGGGGTGATGTGCCACCACCATGTTAAGTCCTTTATCCTTTGCTTCGATGATCACTTCTTCGGTTGCATCAAGACTTACCAATATGCCCGTGCATTCCCATGCAGGTGAACCGGTAATAAGTCCTGCATTATCATAGCCTTCCTGTAAGGAAGGCGGGGCCAGTGTTTCCAGAAAACGAACGATATCTCCAATTTGCATACAGTAAAAATAAGATAATTCGGTACTGGGCGTTTAAGTAGAAAGTTAAGCGGTTGAAAACCCGATGGTTGGGTTTTGCGTACTTATACTGTTGACAAATCATCAAAACAAGTTGTATTTTTAATCTCCGTTAACTCGAAATCTATGAAGCAGTTATTGATTCTTTCTTTCAGCTTATTCCTGTTTGTTGGTTGTAAAAAGGCCATAAAACGTACCCAGGAACAAATCGCCGAAACATTAATTGTAAAAGCAATGACCGATGGTCGTTGGACAGTAACCGTATATACTGACGGTACAACCGATTTTAAACCGGAATTTGACGGTTATGAATTTCAGTTTAAAACCGACCGCACAGTCGATGCAATTAAAAATATGGCGACAGAATCAACAGGTAAATGGAATGAGGATCGGGTGAATATTACGATCTCTGCTGATTACCCTGACGCAGCAACCGCAACTTTACAACGCTTAGATGGCATTTGGAAAATGAAAGACAGTAACTGGACCTGGGTGAAAGCCGAACAAATGATCAATGGTAAGCTTGTAAAACTGGAATTGACGAAGAAATGAAATACTTAATTATAAAGAAAAGCGCTTCTATATTAGAAGCGCTTTTTGTTTGTGGGTTATGTATTGCTATCATTACTTCATTTGCTTCTTAATCATCTCAGTAAAAACCAGCGCCGCTTTTTTTCGATAGCTATCCTTTGGCCAGGTAATAGATGCCTGGCTGATAATATTCAAACCTTTAATAGGAATTGTTTTCAACGTCTGTCTTCCTTTGGCAGCAGCAACTGTCATGATCGTGCAAAAATTTCCTGTCTCCACTAATTGCAGTAATGTATTAATATCATTTAACTCCATTTTTATATTCGGCTTCACCTTATTTTTCGCAAGCTCTTCATTTAAAAAATGACGTGTATGAAAACCTTTTGCCGGAAGTACCAACGGAATATCTTTCAGGTCTTTGATGGATACCGATTTCTTATCAGCGATCGGGTTCGATGGATGCACCACCAATGTTAAAGGCGATTCATACAAGCGTTGCGAAATAAACATCTCGTTATCCTGCAACTCCAAAAACGAAAGAAGGAAATCAACTCTTGTCGATTTGAGTTTATCCAACAAGTCTTCTGATGTGCCGAATTCAACGATGATCTTCACATCGGGATATTGTGCCGAAAACTGGATAAGCACAGGAGTCAACAGCGCCGATAAACCATAGGTAACTCCAATCCGGAGCTCGCCGGTTTTAATTCCTTTTAAATCGTTGATTACAAAACGGCCACTTTCCGAATCGGCAAGGGTTTGCCTCGCATACGGTAAAAACAGGCTGCCAGCTTCTGTAATGCGCACCCTTTTCCCGATCCGGTCGAACAGCGGCATACCCAATTCGTCTTCCAACTGCTTGATTTGCTGACTCAATGTGCTCTGGCTGATGAACAAAGCATGTGCTGCCTCGGTAAAATTGAGCAGTTCTGCCGAACGGATAAAATAACGTAGTTGACGAAGCTCCATAATGATCGATCGGTTTTACCGATTGAAGTGATAGAAAAATACAGTTATACAAATTTAGGATTTAAAAATACATTTGGGCTGCTATAAGCGATCTATTCCAACGTATTGCTGTATTGATCGCAATTTTCATCCTTCTAACACAAAAGAATATGAGTCATACGCCAACAACTTTGTTCGATAAGGTTTGGGATTCCCATGTTGTACGCAGCATTCCGGATGGTCCTGATGTATTTTTTATTGATCGTCATTTTATTCATGAAGTAACAAGTCCTGTTGCATTCTTAGGTCTCGAAAATCGTGGACTGAAAGTGATGTTCTCTGAAAAAACATTTGCAACTGCCGATCACAACACGCCAACCATCAACCAGCATTTACCAGTGAAGGATCCGCTTTCTGCGAATCAATTGAAGGCATTGGAAACAAATTCAGCGAAGTATGGTATTTCGCATTGGGGGTTGGGTAATCCAAAGAATGGTATTGTGCATGTAGTAGGTCCTGAGAATGGAATCACACTCCCGGGTATGACGATTGTGTGTGGTGATTCGCATACCTCAACTCATGGTGCGTTCGGGGCAATTGCATTTGGTATTGGTACTTCAGAAGTTGAAATGGTTTTATCTTCTCAATGTATCATGCAGCCAAAGCCAAAGAAAATGCGCATCACCATCAACGGTAAATTAGGCAAAGGCGTTGTGCCGAAAGATGTGCCGTTGTTTATCTTATCGCAGATTTCTGCAAGTGGTGCAACCGGTTATTTCATTGAGTTTGCAGGTGAAGTGTTTGAGAATATGAGTATGGAAGGTCGTATGACGGTTTGTAACCTGTCGATTGAAATGGGCGCACGTGGTGGTATGGTTGCTCCAGATGAAACAACGTTCAATTATTTAAAAGGAAGAGACCTTACACCAAAAGGAGAAGCATGGGATAAAGGATTGGCTTATTGGAAAACATTAAAGACTGATGCGGATGCAAAGTTTGATTTGGAATTGAATTTCACGGCAGATCAAATTGAACCACAAATTACATACGGTACAAATCCTGGTTTGGGTACAGGTATCACACACAATATTCCTCTTGCTGCAGATGTAAAAGATGGCGAAGCTTCTTATAAAAAATCATTGGCTTACATGGGCTTTGCCGAAAATGAAAAGATCGTTGGCAAGCCGGTTGATTATGTGTTCTTGGGAAGTTGCACCAACGGACGTATTGAAGATTTCAGAGCGTTTGCAAGTATTGTAAAAGGAAGAAAGAAAGCTGATAACGTTACAGCATGGTTGGTGCCCGGTTCGCATATCGTGGAGCAACAGATCAAAGAAGAAGGAATACTTGATATTTTAACTGAAGCAGGTTTTCAGTTACGTCAGCCCGGCTGTTCTGCTTGCTTGGCAATGAATGACGATAAAATCCCTGCAGGTAAATATGCTGTAAGTACAAGTAACAGAAATTTCGAAGGTCGTCAAGGGCCCGGTGCAAGAACAATGTTAGCGAGTCCGTTAGTAGCTGCTGCTGCTGCTGTTACCGGCGTAGTAACTGATCCGAGAGAACTCATGAATTGAAGGAGTAAATCTGAAATCAAAAATCTAAAATCAGAAATTAAAAATGGCTTACGATAAATTTACAGTCCTCACCAGCACAGCGGTTCCAATGCCGATTGAGAATGTGGACACCGATCAAATTATTCCTGCACGTTTCTTAAAAGCAACAAAGCGTGAAGGTTTTGGTGATAATCTTTTCCGTGACTGGCGTTATAACGGTGACGATACCCCGAAACAGGATTTCGTATTGAACAATCCTATCTACTCCGGTAAAATTTTAGTGGGTGGTAAAAACTTTGGTAGCGGAAGCAGTCGTGAACATGCTGCCTGGGCTATTTACGATTACGGTTTCCGTTGCGTAATATCCAGCTTCTTTGCAGATATCTTCAAAGGAAATGCATTGAACATCGGCATCTTACCTGTAACGGTAAGCCCTGAGTTTTTAGATAAAATTTTCAAAGCAATAGAAGCAGATCCAAAAGCTGAACTGGAAGTAAATCTTCCTGCGCAAACGGTGACAATTGTTGCCACAGGTGAAAAAGAATCATTTGATATTAACGGTTATAAAAAACATAACATGATCAATGGCTTTGATGATATCGATTACCTGCAATCAATGAAGGAAGAGATCAAAAATTTTGCATCAAAGAGTTTATACTAAGCACCCAAAACTAACATGCCCCAAGCCAAGCGTTACATTGAAATAATGGATACCACACTGCGTGATGGTGAACAAACCAGTGGTGTATCCTTTTCTGCATCGGAGAAATTAACGATCGCACAACTGTTGTTAACGGAAGTGAAAGTAGATCGTATTGAAATAGCCTCTGCCCGTGTGTCTGAAGGAGAATTTGATGCGGTGAAAAAAATTACGAAGTGGGCGAAGGCAAACAATTTGTTGCACAAAGTTGAAGTGCTCACGTTTGTTGATGGAACGGTATCTGTTGATTGGATGATCAAAGCCGGTGCTAAAGTCGCAAATCTGTTAACCAAAGGTTCACTCAATCACTTGACACATCAGCTCAAGAAAAAACCTGAGCAACATTTTGCAGAAATTGCAGAGGTGATCAAGCTCGCAAAAAAGAAAGGCATTGAAAGCAATGTGTATCTGGAAGATTGGAGCAATGGTATGCGTCATTCAAAAGAATACGTTTTTCAATACCTTGATTTTATTGTGAAGCAACCGGTGAAGCGTGTGATGTTGCCTGATACACTCGGCATCTTAACACCATCGGAGGTGTTTGATTTTGTTTCTGAAATTGTACAGCGTTATCCTAAAATACATTTCGATTTTCATGGTCATAATGATTATGATCTTGGTACAGCCAATGTGCTGGAAGCGATGAAAGCAGGTGCACATGGTTTGCATCTTACAGTAAATGGTATGGGCGAACGTGCAGGTAATGCACCATTAGCCAGTGCAATTGCAGTGATGCATGATTTTATGCCTGATATCAAATCATCAGTGGTTGAAAAATCATTGTACGGTGTAAGCAAGTTGGTAGAAACATTTTCAGGTGTTCGTATTCCATCAAATAAGCCTGTTGTGGGAGAGAATGTGTTTACACAAACGGCAGGCATTCATGCAGACGGTGATAAAAAGAATAAACTTTATTTCAGTGATCTGATGCCGGAACGTTTCGGTCGCCAGCGTAAATATGCATTGGGCAAAACAAGTGGCAAGGCAAATATTGAAAATAATCTTGCACAGTTAGGTATTCAATTAGATGATGAAGATCTGAAGAAAGTAACACAGCGTATTATTGAGTTGGGCGATAAGAAAGAAGTGGTAACACCAGCCGATCTTCCTTACATCCTTTCAGATGTACTCGACAGTAATTCCATCCAGGATAAAGTACGGGTGGAAAATTATGTGCTTACTCATTCAAAAAATCTTCGTCCTTCAGTTACACTTCATCTGAACATTGATGGAGAAACATTTGAAGAAAATGCGCAGGGAGATGGGCAATATGATGCGTTCATGAATGCGTTGAAGAAAATTTACAAACAAAAGAAAAGAGAATTGCCGCAGTTAACTGATTATGCTGTGCGTATTCCTCCCGGTGGTAAAAGTGATGCATTGTGCGAAACGATCATTACCTGGAGCCAGAACAATAAAGAATTTAAAACGAGAGGTCTTGATAGTGATCAAACAGTTTCGGCTATTAAGGCAACGCAGAAAATGTTGAACATCATAGTGAGTGGTCAATAGTAAGTGTTGAGTGAACAACTGTCTTACGGATGGAAATCACACAACTCAAAAAGCAACAAACAAAACAAATTCAATCATAACAAGAATGGCAACAAAACACATTTTAATTGTTCCCGGTGATGGTATCGGACAGGAAGTAACAGCAGTAGGTAAAAAAGTATTGGATAAGATCGCTGCAAAGTTCGGCCACACATTTACATACGATGAAGCATTGATTGGTCATGTGGCCATAGAAGCAACAGGTGTGCCTTTACCTGATGAGTCGTTAGAAAAAATGCGTAATTCAGATGCAGTATTTTTTGGTGCTGTCGGTCATCCGAAATACGATAACGACCCTTCTGCAAAAGTTCGTCCTGAGCAAGGTTTGCTGAAGATGCGGAAGGAACTTGGGTTGTATGCCAATCTTCGTCCCATTAAATTGTTTGATGAGTTGTTAGGTGCATCAAGCATTAAACCGGAGATTTTAAAAGGTGCTGATATTTTATTCTTCCGTGAGTTGACAGGTGATATTTACTTTGGCGAAAAAGGACGTAAGAACAATGGTGATACAGCTTACGATATTGCTGAGTACAGCCGTTACGAAGTAGAGCGTATTGCACGCAAAGCATTTGAAGCGGCACGCACTCGTAAAAAGAAATTATGTTCTGTTGATAAAGCCAATGTAATTGAAACATCAAGATTGTGGAGAGAAGTGGTGCAGAAAGTGGCATTGGAATATCCTGATGTGGAAGTGGAACACCAGTTTGTTGATGCAACGGCCATGTTGTTGATCAAAGATCCACGCCGTTTTGATGTAGTGGTAACAGCCAACCTGTTTGGTGATATCCTTACCGATGAAGCTTCGCAAATTGCCGGTTCAATGGGTATGTTGGCAAGCGCTTCAATTGGTGATGGTACAGGTGTATATGAACCTATTCACGGTTCGGCACACGATATTACAGGTAAAGGTATAGCCAATCCATTAGCTTCTGTTCTGTCTGCAGCTTTATTGCTCGATATTTCTTTCGGCATGAAGGAAGAATCAGAGGCAGTAATCAGTGCGGTTGATAAAGTTTTGAAAGATGGTTTCCGCTCAAGAGATATTGCCGATGCTACAACGCCGGCCGATAAAATTCTTGGAACGGATGCAATGGGCGAGCAGGTCCTGCTACATATATAAACGTAAACTGAACACTAAAAAAGGGAAGCATTTTTACAATGCTTCCCTTTTTGTTTAACAAATTTGCAAAGTGGTTGTTATTCATAAGAATTTAAAACAAGAAATAAATATGACTATTCAAATTGGACAAAAAGCCCCTGATTTTTCGCTCTTCGATACCGAAAGGAAGAAAGTAAGTCTCGCCGATTTTAAAGGAAAGAATGTGCTGATCCTGTTTTACCCACAGGCATTCTCCAGCACTTGCACCGCTGAACTTTGTACCGTAAGGGACGATATTGCCCGTTACAATAATGCAAATGCCGAGGTGTTAGGCATTTCAGTTGACTCTGTGTTCACCCTGAAAAGATATAAAGAGGAGCAGGGCTATAACTTTCCGTTGCTCAGCGATTTCAATAAAGAAGTATCAGCAGCGTATGATTCTTTATATGAGAATTGGATTCTGGAAATGAAGGGCGTTTCAAAAAGGAGTGCTTTTATTGTTGACAAGGAAGGAATCATTCAATATGTTGAATTAGTGGAAACGAAAGACGGCGTGCCCGATTTCGAGGCCATTAATAAAAAACTTGAATCACTCAACTGATTCATTTTCTGTAGAATAAGAGGGCAAATCGGCTAAGGGTTTGCCCTTTCTTTTTTAAGAAATGTGAGAAAAAGCTTGTAAATTGCAGATAATAAAACTAAGTTTGTTTCGTTGAAACGGATTTTTACCATATTCGCCTGTATCCTTTTGATAACCACAGCAACCGCCCAGACGGACAGAACACCCGCTGGAAACGCTGAAAATGTGGTTAAGGTTGTTCGTTTCTATCCCAACCCCGCTTCTTCCTTTATCAATTTTGAATTTAAAGAAACCCGTCTTGCAGATTTTTCATTCAAGGTATTCAACTTTATTGGCAAGAAAGTTTTAGAGATCAATAACCTCACTCCACGTACAGTTGTAAACCTCAACGATTATTTCCGTGGCGTATATATCTTCCAGTTAACCGACCGCAGCGGTAAAGTTGT is part of the Lacibacter sediminis genome and harbors:
- a CDS encoding redoxin domain-containing protein gives rise to the protein MTIQIGQKAPDFSLFDTERKKVSLADFKGKNVLILFYPQAFSSTCTAELCTVRDDIARYNNANAEVLGISVDSVFTLKRYKEEQGYNFPLLSDFNKEVSAAYDSLYENWILEMKGVSKRSAFIVDKEGIIQYVELVETKDGVPDFEAINKKLESLN
- a CDS encoding T9SS type A sorting domain-containing protein, producing the protein MVKVVRFYPNPASSFINFEFKETRLADFSFKVFNFIGKKVLEINNLTPRTVVNLNDYFRGVYIFQLTDRSGKVVESGKFQVVK